Below is a genomic region from Megalopta genalis isolate 19385.01 chromosome 10, iyMegGena1_principal, whole genome shotgun sequence.
ggctcgtctcttttttttatagttgccgctATAGTTGCCGCAACAACCAGTGCCCGGGACagatagatttttgaaatagtaaatggtctagaaatatttttacctTCTCGCGTAATCGAATGATAACAGTGTTCGAATATATATGAAATGATATTTCCACGTGTAACTACTGGTTTGAAAAGAGAAATTTATTTTCCAAATTCTGTATCACATTCGATGATAATTTACTATtcatttactatttattattcattatttatttactatttactatttattattcattattcatttaccatttattatttatttaacatttactacttcattattcattatttatttaccatttactatttattatttatttaccatttactatttactatttattatttatttaccatttactatttactatttattatttatttgctatttacttattatttattatttactatttatttcctattcactatttatttactgtttatttactatttactatttttttatcattttttaccTCAACTATAATTTACTAcaatttataatttcaacaatctATTTTCTCCTGGCCCAgctttccccaaattgtccattatcgtTCTCAAGCTGAAGGACGATGTGAGAGAAATTACCGCGGCGTTTCACCGGAGATTTTTCGATCTTTCGAACGGACCTGCGAGCAATAGGGGCCGCGGATAGGTGTGCAGCAGCATAGGTGGCCGGTAATTAAACGAGGAGGGTGGAAAAGCGTGAAACGAGTGGAGGATATCGTTACGGACCGACGTAACAGACGACAGATGGTTGTTCGGTTGCAGAGTTACGCCGACGGTCGCCGAGGTTCGCGCGACGTCCCACGGTCAACAGGTGTCTTCCGGTCGCGGTTAGGGTCGCCGTCGGATCGACGAGGACCGCGACGATTCGATCGGGAACGCGAGCAAAagggtagtagtagtagcagcaGTAGTCGCGACTATCCAGAGAACTTACCTTTGTTCCGGAGCGTCCGCAGATGCTCGACGGTCAGCTGCAGGATTTCCGCCTTTTCCAATTTGCCGCTGTGCGGATCCCTCGCCGCTGCGGGTACCAATCTCCGCAGCTCGCCGAGGGACGCGTTTATCCTGTCGCGACGCTTCTTCTCGATCATCCCTCTCCTGCGCTTACGCGACGCGTGCTGACAGGAGTCGCCTCCGGGCGAGTTGCAACTATATCGAGCAAAAAGAAAAACGGCAAACAAAGGCCGGTGAGTCGGCCTGAGTCGCACAGACGGCTCGGATCCGCCAGTTACGTTTCAAATATTCGCGTGCGACGTTCCCTCCCTCTTCCCGCCCGTTTCGTTCGATCCTGTCCCATCCCCCGCGTCGCGACTCGCGGGTTCGCCCCGTCTCCTTCCCGCGATCGGAGACGTTCGCGCGCGAACGCTTTCAACTCGCGCGACGATTCCGACAGCTCGAGAGACGAGCCCCGAGGGACGAGCGAGCACCTAAATAATCGATGCCGCGGCGGCTTTGTAACTTCCGGTCGAAAAGGACTGGGCGCCGGGGTCGAAAGCGAGACGCGCCGCGATCCCGCGGAACCGGAGAACAATCGCCGTTTAATTATCCGGCGATTGTGAGAACGCGTTCCGACATATGTTGCGAAACTCTACAATATGGCTAATCAAAGTGTCGCCGCCGAGTGAAAAAATGCAAGCGAGCGAATAAAATCTCCTAATCTTGTCGTAACAATTACACCGAAACTATTCTATCTTATTCATTCCACGTGTTTTTATATGAAAGCAACATCTGAATTTAtgcattatacatatatatatgtatattatattatattatatattatatatatgtttatttcaGTTTTTATTTTGAAGGAACTTTTGGAAAACAACAACGTATATTATCTCATCGCATTTCTGATTTTCTGTTCTGTAGAATTAATCGATCTGGCAAATGAGCGGCTCGTATAACTTAATAAGTGTCGCGAGTAACTAAACGCTAAGATTACATTTTTGTAAAAAAGAAAGACAAATATATGGAAACGTGGAAATATTAGGTTCAAATAACAAAGTTTCAATGCTGACCGGTGGATGCAATTGCGTATAGGAAATGTAGTCCTTCGATTATGGAAGGGAGGAGTGTCCCGTATGAATATCCTGTATAACACTGTCGCACCTACAAATTGGGATCATCTGCTAAGCCAATACGCGAAAGAGAAACAGCAAGATTGCAATGATTTTCATTCTCTTCTACGATAAATGCAATCGAAAGCGTTTCGCCGCTCGATTTCGGAGAATCGTCTCGAATCGGTAGGTAGATTCCCATTTCTAGCGATCGAAAGACGATCGTTCCTCGTGTACTCACGGTTCTTTGCCGCTCTCTTCCGAGAAGACGTCGTCGCAGTCGGAGTCGCTCATGGCCCTCTTCAGGTTCCTCTGCTGATGCGCTTGGCTCTGCTGCGACgactgttgttgctgttgttgttgctgctgctgctgttgctgctgctgttgttgacCAGGCTGCTCTTGGTTCCTGATGTCCGCTACGTCGATCTTGAGATCGAACTCGTGCCCGGGCCTCATCTCGGCAGCGATGTCCTGCCTCATGGCCGTCATCTCCTGATGCCTGATGTCCTGGTGCCTCTGCATCTCGGCTCTGTGCAGCTCCTGGTGCCTCTGCATGTCCGGGTGCCTGAGGTCCGGGTGCCTGAGATCGGGCCTGAGGTCGGGCCTCAGCGAGTCGTGCCTGATCTCCTGGGCCCTCGGGTCCGGGCCGGCGGTATGGCGAAGCTCGTGGGGCGGCGGCCTCATGTCGTGATGGTGCCGCATGTCGGGATGCTGCGGCTGATAAGAGGGATGCGGCGGCGGCGGGTAGCCCCAGTGGTGGCCGGAGGGCGGCCCCGGCAGGCTGGGTATGTGGCCGGCGCCCACGGGGCCCGAGGCGATCTCCGAGGACAGCAGGGTGCTGTTCTCGTCGGACCGCGCGACCACCACTCGCCACATTTTCTTGGCAAACTCGGCGATCGCGGGCACTCGTGAACCGTTCGCGCGAGAAGAACGCGAGACGCCGCGAACTGTTTTTATTCGCGGCTCAGTGGACGCACCGGGTCGGCAACGCGAACGCGACGGATCCGTCGGGGCGGGACGTCATCGCGTCGAGAGATCGTCGGCCGATGTTCGGCCTGAACGTGGACGCGCGTGACACGGCGATGGACACTTGTTACGCGGGAACGTCGATCGGATTCACACGTGCCGGAGGACACCGGCGGCTCGCGGTCGCGGTCGCGGTCGCGTGCGCGAGCAAATGCGCGAGCAAATTGCGCGCGGCCCGAAGAAGCGTAGACCGAGTTGGCTCGGCGGACACCGCGCGCGGTTCCTGGCTGCTGGCTGTTGTTGGCTGTTGGCTGCTGCGAGACGCACTCGCGTGCGTGTGCACTGGTCGCGTGGCGGCCGACGTATGTCGTGTGCGGGAGGACCGGGGACGACACACGACCGCGTGCCCCGTTCCGTGCCCCAACTCCGGCCCACGGAGTGGGGAGTCTTGCTCCGCTCCCCCGTTTGGTGGGGGGCAACTTCTCTCTTTCGCTCCTCGATTCAAGGTGAAAGGCAACCTCGAGCCCCGAACCCCTGTTACTTCGTCCTGAGAGGGTAGCGTAGGCTAGACCGAAGCAGGACGAGACGGGACGAGACGgccggagggggggggggcgatcGAAGGGGGCGATTATCGTGGGAACGTTTCGCGTTCGCGGCGCTTAGCCTCTCTCGCCTCGCGTCCTCTCTTCCGCAAGCCCGAAAATCGCCCGTTTCCACGATCCAGCGCCATCGAGCCTACATATTCTGGACGTCCGTCTTGAATCCAGACGACGGTACTCGCTGCTTCCGTCTCTTCTCGCTGGACCACGGATTTTAGCGAACAATGCTTAGATCGATTTTAATCCTCGTTGGAATCTCTGTTTGTTTCCGGCAATCGATGGGCCCCGATAACTTGCGTAAAATGGAAatcgtattaaccctttcggtacatCTGGTCAGCTGTGTGGCCGAGCGCCGGGTATATGCGGCATCCATCCGGATCGAAAGCTGGATCCGTGGCACGATCCACCGAAATACGCACCGAAGTGTTTTCTCTATGTGTGATACGATCGATAGTCATGCGAGTACCTAATAGCGGAATATTAGCGcgatattatttattctatattacCTTGGCTCGCGAGGTCTGCCGAATGGCGAGCGCGGTCCTGTACAGTGTACATAAAAGTATACATATTTTTCTTGTAAATAAGAGAACGATCTCGTTCGTTCAACTAGGAGGAGATCGGCGCACCCGGGACGTTTAAAACAGAGTCGGGCGAGAAGCGTTTGTCCGAATGGAAATCTCGAGCGAAACGAGTGAAAGACGAGCGAAGATTTTCGTCGTTGTTCGggataaataatttaatctcGGCGAGAATTTATCCGACGAACAAAGAGAACGTATTCTTTCTCATTCGGAGCGCATTCGTTCGCggcgttaaccctttcggtacgagcgccggatatatccggcatccatccgaCGACCgatatggacgagtgccgaatacatctggcatccgtgtaagccatatttctgacATATTAGAAACTATTCTaataaccgttcgagtcccaagcagcgctatCACGCCGTTTGGCAtctttcgaccgtgttttctggaTAATCTCTGGGACTCGAACGGATaaagtcttttcttacaaggattccgaaaaaacagctgcAAGTATAATTATCGTTTGATCTGAATCGATTGAAAAAATTTCAGAttacatttttcttcgaaacttCTTCACAGATTTTAACATATTCTAGGCCccttacagaatgtttacaggaaacgaaagatttagaaacggattaggCACGGTCATTGCTTAACGCTtcagaaaatcttcgtacaaaagtggaccgaccctgcgttgtgtgcgcattttcggcgcggcaccccgtacagtgggagCGTACTTCTATCGTGTAGTGGAACTTCTATTGGAATTTCTATCCGAAATTCCTATTTGTTTCTTGCGTTCGATCGTCCGCCGATAACTTGTGACGAATAAAGATCGCAttaattcttcttctttttcgccTGCACCTGCCGTAATTATTCCTCCTCGGTCCAAGGAGGAAACCGATCGAGGAAATCGCGGGACGACGTTCGCagagaaatattttcgaaatccaagcaaatccgAGCCGTCTCGCCCACTTTAGCCCTCGATCCCGTAAATTGATACGCGCGCGCCACCATGAAATCACTTGGCCACCACCCTAGCTGCCCCCTCGAAGTCGATTCACGCGGCCACGAAGGGTGGGCGTCTAAAGGGAGAGCGAGGGGGAGAGatagcgcgcgcgcgagagagagagtgtgggACAGGGAGGTTCGGCGACGATAAAGTTCACACAGGAATGGTACGTAGCACGCGCTCGCACGATTATCGTCGGCCCGCGCCTGGGAACCGAGCTGACTAATCGTATCGTTAACTTTCCGCCGCGGTCCCACCAGCTggatat
It encodes:
- the Hey gene encoding hairy/E(spl)-related with YRPW motif produces the protein MWRVVVARSDENSTLLSSEIASGPVGAGHIPSLPGPPSGHHWGYPPPPHPSYQPQHPDMRHHHDMRPPPHELRHTAGPDPRAQEIRHDSLRPDLRPDLRHPDLRHPDMQRHQELHRAEMQRHQDIRHQEMTAMRQDIAAEMRPGHEFDLKIDVADIRNQEQPGQQQQQQQQQQQQQQQQQSSQQSQAHQQRNLKRAMSDSDCDDVFSEESGKEPCNSPGGDSCQHASRKRRRGMIEKKRRDRINASLGELRRLVPAAARDPHSGKLEKAEILQLTVEHLRTLRNKGPEGYDSTKLAMDYHAVGWGECAAEVGRYLVTMEGLDERDPLRLRLLSHLQSFHREHAPGPGPGPGGHGPVPSAVPPPTSLTSTSSTSSYEPASTVSGMPTGTGAMPPLLGGGALGWSQYPGQYPQQQHGKPYRPWGAELAY